The Glycine soja cultivar W05 chromosome 15, ASM419377v2, whole genome shotgun sequence region GCTCTCTTTATCTTAGAATGATGAAACTTGCACAGTTTGTTTCTTCCTTGTCCTTGTCCATATAACTTATGGTTATAGTTTATGACTTGACTATAATTAACTTGACTATGATGAAAAAGTGTTGTGTTTTGAATAGATATTTATTGATTGGAATTTAAAACTTTCATCTATCACCACAATTCACTCGTTCTATATAATTTATGGCTATAGTTTATGACTTGACTATAATTAACTTGACTGTGATGAAAAGGAGTTGTGTTTTCAATAGATATTTATTGGTTGGAATTTAAAACTTTCATCTATCACCACAATTCACTCGTTCTATATAATTTATGGCCATAGTTTATGACTTGACTATAATTAAATGGAGTGATTTGGTTGGAATATAAATGAGTGAATCCAATTATTGCCAGCTTGCGCAGATAGATATTAGCTTATCTATAGTAACAtccaacattttatttttcatatattcatCCAATGAGTAAATCAGAACTGTTGGATAAAGATTAGATaattactcattttatttcaataaatcaaaatttaaaacacgtATTCAAAATCGGAGTTGTCTAGTATTCATCCAATGGTTATAATCCTCTAATTGCGTAAATGCGTGGAAATTCCAAGCGCACCAAAACGGGTTCCCTGAAAAGTTTCCTatgattaaaaggaaaaaaaaattatatcctcTTTATTAGTCTCTGTTTCTCCCTCACTGCCCCTTCCTTAAAACCAAGGTTATAGTTACTATAACCGGTGATGGAAAGACTTCTAATGCGCATTTACTAAACTAACGCAACATGAAAGTATGAACAACTTACAGTATAATTCTTATCATACTAGTCAGAAACCCGTATCTCATGCATGAAATATGAATTGCTAATCACATATTCATCCATCTTAACATAATACAAAACTTCACAATTGATGGCAAACCGCATTAAGCAAAATTCCTATAATCACCACAAATGTTTGATTGGAATGAAATGAGAGGACAATAATATTCGTACAATAAGTTTTTCCATGGGCTTGTGGACATTACTAGCTTCATTCTGCTTGACAAGGGAATTCCCCAATTTACTATCTTAGTAATGACTAAATATTTGTTGGTTAGATAACCAACAATAaaagtcattttaaaaaaagactgTTCAATAAATATGAACTTTGTTATTGCTGAAGCTTACAAATGAGAAAAGCATGTCATAACAGTTTTTTCTGTAGCAGGTGTGGGAGGTGAGACTCTCGAAGATTGATGCTTCAAATTCACAAAACAGATCCTTGGTTTCATCTTCTAGGGTAACTCTACTATCCAACATGCCCGTCCCAGATCATGCAAAAGATGCTGCCAAACCGCTAAAGAACTTTGCAAAACTGTAAATATTCATGTCATTTGTTCTtaagtgaaattcaaatttagctTGAATGTAATTATATCAAACCAAGGATCCAAATGCATTCGGATCAATTTTCTAATGCTTCAAGACGTAGACCACGATAGTCATTGTGGCTCTTACAAAATTGTTCAACGCTTCAAAATGTAGACCGTGATAGACATTGCAGCTCTTACAAAATTGTTCACATCATCCACCACAGACAAACTCGATACCCGCCAACCCCAAATTAGCCAACATTGATTGAGTCAATGTCGGTAATTTACTAGTCTCAGGATCAACATAGAAACCCTCATTGAGCTGCTGTTCTCATTATTTTGCAACATCAGCTTCAAACTTAGAATCCCAACAGTTCCTTGTGATCATATTTCAATATACAGCttgtaatttcaattttcaactgAAACCATATGACAGAAATCACTTTACATCTATTCAGTGATTTCCATTCAACCAACCAACCAAGCTCATTTCCAGAAACATATAAGCTTGCTCACCGAAGCAATGTTGGCAACCTGAGGTTGCATTCTTTTTGCGAAAGGATCTTGATCTGGCAGTGCTCCTGTCCTTCATTTCCTTATGAATCCTGCAATTTTATGcctaaaaaacattaataaacatAACATGATTAGAGATAGACTATGAACAAGAGCAAATTCCAGCAGCCACCAAATAGAATAGCAAAAACTAAGCTAGTACCTGATATTACTAAGTTGTTGGGTAAGTCGCTCAGCTCCACGCTAGAAAGTTTCAGAGAATATAAAGTTCCAGGCACCTCTTCCGAAACAACCTTTGACAATTTCTTCACTGAAGCTCCTAATCTTCCAAAAGCCTGTGCAAGAAACAAACAGCAACTGCTTGAACATTAGTGTTAGGAGCAAAGAGAGAATTCTTAGCTTTAGAGGCCTAGGCACCTCCAGAAACAAGATGAGGAAAGGAAATCTGTATTATTGCTTGAATCCTTAGATACATTGCTCTTCTGTTTATATAGAGTTTTCTACTACGAGCTCTAACGATTCATTTTTCTGGCATGTAGCCTTGGAAGAAAAGACAAAACGCAAATGGAATCTAATCCTAACAGAATTGTGCCACCTCAGCCGACAAGATGAAATAAAGGTGGATTGCTACGTTGCTGGGCACCTTTTTCTGCCAGCTCATTCCACGAAATCCCGCAGGTAACATGGTTTGGTAATGGTCCTTTTTGGCCTCTGTGCTTCCTCTGTGCTTGCCCCTGTGTTTTATCCTGCTTCTGCTAATTCTGCTTCCTGGATTGCTTTTGAATTTGGTTCCTTTTCTGCGTTTGATTGTTCTCTGATTGTGCTTGTTTCTTCTGTATTTTGTTGCTCTGTGTATTCAGCTGTATCAATTAGCCATTCAACAAATCACTACATACAAACAGGATTAAAGGAAATAACGAGTTAAGTTTGTCAAAATATTCTTAAAGTATGGCAtgcaaatgttttaaaaattcatcTGCAACCACAATTGTGGCCTCGACATCAAGAATTTTAGGTTAACACAACCGCAGTTGCAGCTGTATCAGTCGAATTTATCCTCAATTTTCCACAATAtagaaaattttgataaaaccaCAACCACCACAGCAATTTAAAACCTCGAAAAGaacatcaactgtttgaatacTAGCCATTCAACACATCACTACATACATCCGGgattgaaagaaataatttaacaagttaaatttgttaaaacgCTCTTAAAATATTGTCTGCGAAGGTTTTAAAATACGTCCTGCCACTGCAATTGTGGTTGCAACGTCAATGATTTTGGGTATCTGCTACCACAATGCGACCACAATTCCAATCAAATCAGTAGCATTAATCCCCAATTTTTGGGGTATCAAAACCGcaactgcaatttaaaaccttaaaCTATAACCgcaaccacaatttaaaaccttaaaCTAGCATGAGATAAACCTTAACCTACAATTAACGTTGCAATGGAAAACACGGCTACTGAGAAAAACGCACCAAAAGCCTGCCAACCCGAAAAAAACAGGTTCAGTCTACTTAATTGTGAAAAGAATACCAACTTAATTACCCAGAAGCCAAAAATGcttaaagatgaaaattttcatCCTCGTTTGGTGAGCAAATaggtaattatttattatttataacagTACCATGGAGAGAACGAACAAATGAGAGAGAAGCCCCAATTCAGGGGAGGGGCGGAACCCTAGATTTCTGGCCACCGTAGTGGGCGGAGCTGCCGCGACCAGCGACTGCAAATTGGGTGTCTGCTGTTCTGAGATTACTGGTGCCGGAATTGTGTCGCCGGCGAGCGGCGTCGACGTGGTTAGGATACTGACACGAACGGAGAACGGAGCACGTGAAGTGGCGGCCATTTTTGTGGGCATTGGAAATCTGTTGAAGCTGAAAGGGCGCGAAGACAGAAAATGCGTTTGAGATAACGTTGAcaatttgatatagtttacgacTATGTCAACTTCTGCTGCTATCAAATTACATATTATTTACGTCATAATCttcctaaattattttacacgtgAATAAAAGTTACTTCATTTGTTccaaaataatgatatttttaagattATAGCATAGTTATTCCAgtctcaaatattaaaaaaaattaatttatactaaaaaaagttacttaatcatatttaattatttcaatttcaattaaaaattaaatttttttaactaatccTTCATCGAAGTttggtaataaaaataaaaatgagtcaTTAAAAATAAGTCttcaattaaatgaataatattttagaaataataacattaaatgaactaaaattagttaaaaatatttatatttgataaaagaaaatatttttttcttaaatttgagatAAGAGGGAAGTGATTAAGAAATTTGATACAAATTTAGATTAATACATCCTTAACTTTTCAATTacttttatcataaattatctCACTAACCACCAATAACAATACATACATTTTAGTATTACCAACGTATgacaaatgtttatttttaatgcaAATACTAATTGATCTTATTAATTATCTCTAGGAGTAatattggaaaaaataattttaaaagttaaaaggaGTAgtataattttggaaaaaaaaaaagccaaaatCCTAGAACGGTCATTGTTTTCGAACAGAGAAAGTAACaaacaaatgaaagaaaatacattaattttataaaatcatccTTTTAAATAGACGAAAGAGAATAAtattagtattatattaaaaaactaaag contains the following coding sequences:
- the LOC114385694 gene encoding uncharacterized protein LOC114385694; translation: MPTKMAATSRAPFSVRVSILTTSTPLAGDTIPAPVISEQQTPNLQSLVAAAPPTTVARNLGFRPSPELGLLSHLFVLSMAFGAFFSVAVFSIATLILNTQSNKIQKKQAQSENNQTQKRNQIQKQSRKQN